The genomic window AATGCTAGCTAAAAGCCTCCCAGCTCTTGAATCTCCACATTCACTGAATTACGGAATTTTAGAGCTGGACGGCCTCACAAAGGAATTCCCCCCCAAATACCATCGATTATCTGCTCCCGTTCCACCTGGGGACAAAGCTAACCCTTTAGAGTTCCCAACACTAAGCTTAAACTTCCTTTCTGCTGCTAGTTCTGAGGTCAGCTTTGacattacatgttatatataagGCTGGGTTTCTTAATTTGGACCTTCTGGGTAGATTTCAGGGGATTCATGAACTTCAATGGGggaaaaatcacatttatttttacttatctcAAATTGAAATTGAGCATTTTCAtcattaatgaattaaaaaaaaaaaagaaaaagattctgagaagagatccattGATCATCCCAGATTTTTTACTCATCCCAAACTGAAACTGAGCATTTTCAtcattaatgaattaaaaaagattCTGAGGAGAGATCCATTGACCTGAAATTGAGCATTTCAtcattaatgaattttaaaagattctgaGGAGAGATCCATTGACCTCCCCAGACATTTTACTGACCTCAAACTGAAATTGAGAATTTTCATCATTaatgtattaaaaaatattttgaaaagagatCCATTGATCATCCCAGATTTTTTACTCATCTCAAACTGGAACTGAGCATTTTcatcattaattaattttttttaattctgaggaGAGATCCATTGACCTCCCCAGACTTTTTACTCCCCTCAGACTGAAATTGAGCATTTTCAtcattaatgaattaaaaaagattctgaaaagaGATACACCGATCTCACCAGACTTCCAAAGTGGTACATGATGTAAGAAAGGATTAAGCCCCCcattctaaagttccttccagctctgacataaGGCCTTGTGGAAAACAGTACTTAATAAGAGTTGACTGCATTAGACTAGAGGCTGTTTGCTACAGGGAAAGCAACAGGTGGGGAAGGATTCAGGGCAAAATGTGTGGGAAATGGGCTAttgaagacttgagttaaaaCCCAGCCCTGCCATATACAACCCATGTTACCTTGGGTAATCAGGTTcctctaaaatgaaaaggttgaagtAGATCACCCCTGAGATCCCCTCCAACTTTGAATCTAGGATCCTGTGAATCAAATGTTCTAGGTTCCTCTAAAAGTCTATGTCTTATTTTGAAGGTCCCTGACCATCCCCAAAGTCTTGGGATTCCTAGAGTGTTCATATGTGCTTTCTTCACCTGATCTTTAGAAGCTTTTCGGACCAAGATGGGAGAATggagataggaaaaaatgaacaGTAAGGTTTAGGACCATAATCCCCATGGCTCAGGAGCTGGGGCAAGAACCAGAGGCAGGTAAAAAGAGGCAGGCACACAGACAGACTTGATCCAAATCAAATAAAACCAGGTGTAGAACAAGAGACAGAGGGCCTATGCTCCATGTTCTTCCGGTCTGATAAGGGAAAACCCTCAAATGGTGAAGGTGGTAAAAAGAATTCTAGCAGTTCCACTATCCAGTTGACTCATTTTGAACTTGCAAATTTGCTAAGTCcatccctctcctcttttttttcccccaaatatatTATTGTCTAATCATACTTTTTCCATAAGATGAATTGGTTTCTCTAAATGTCaatgaaggggagagagaaaggacagCTAAGGGAGGGAGCATGAAAGAATAGGTTAATCTAGAAGGGCTTTTTGGTGAAGGAGTAGAAAGGAGCAAAAAAATGGGGATGTTGGAGAGAAGTTTGAGAACTGAAACTACAACTAATTTCCCTTTCTTGAAAaacccctctcctctcccactcCCCCCTCTTTCACCCCCACCCCagttatttcaattttcttttctttttcttcttctattttcctaAGACACTGATTCAACAAAATGAAATTTGGGAAACCTTGATCGAACTTGAGATGAATTTGGTGACTGGTGACATACCACGCAACCCACCGGCTCACATTCTTTGAACTTTTAAATTctcttaatagcattttattatttctaattatacACAAAgacaacattcacttttataagatttcgagttccaaatttttctcctttcctctccttccttcccccctccccaagaaggcaagcaatatcaTATAGGCATGTACaactattttaaacatatttccatattattcgtgttgtgaaagaagaatcagaacaaatgggaaaaaccataagaaagaaattttctttaaaaaagtgaaaatagtgtgcttcagtCTGTCTTCAGCCTTCATAGTTTGCTTTCTGGATTTTGATGTCTTTTTCCACCACAGTGTATTGGAATCTCCTTGGATCGTTGTATGGccgagaaaagctaagtctatcgtagttgatcatcatgtaacgttgctgttactatatacaatgttctcctggttcaggAAGTAGTCATCTTTAAACCGTACttggagctaatccaattccaattggtcaatgatagacagaatcagctacacccagaaaaggaacactgggaaatgagtgtaaactgtgagcattgtgtttttttttggttttgttttgtttttcttcccagattatttttaccttgcgaatacaatccttcctttgcaacaacaacaacaaaatgtggttctgcacatatatattgtacctaagatatactataagatatttaatatgtatgggaatgcctgccatcgaggggagggggtggagggaaggaggggaaaaactttgaacagaagggagtagaagggataatgttgtaaaaaaaaaattatccatgcatatgtactgtcaaagaaaatgttataattataaaaattaatttaaaaaattaaaattaaaaaaataaaccatacTTGGACATCCAAAACCTGATGGAACGCTGGACAAAGTCCACCTGTACGTACTCTCCACCTATATGTACTCCCATTCAATTCCAAccaatttaaattcttaaagatgTATTGAATAAAGTGGGAAAGGTTCAAGAGCTCCTAGTTGGGGGTGAGGGGAACAGAGAGGGATGCAATATGGGAGGATTTTctggagaatgaaggaaagaggaCACTGGAGAATCTCTGCAATGGGTCTCCTTGGGCGCTGAAAGCATTCAGGCAAAGCAGCCATGGAGAACTCTGCGAGCAATGGGAGTCCCATTTATTAGtcccatgtgccaagcactgtgataaatagaaagaaaaggcaaaaaaatggtTTCTGCCCTCTGGAAGCTACTAAACTAACTGGAGATTAGAGGAGGCCAGCGGTTtagtagaaagggaagaaatgaagtcCGTGGGGTCAGCCTAGCCACCCCTCCATTGAGAGGAGGCAGCGGGCCTCGCTGTGCCTCAGACTGCATCGCTGCTCGACTTCTCCTCGGGGACTGCTGTAGACCCCATCGTGGAACGGGTAAAGGATTTGCTGTCTCGCCCCACCGAGTCCTCGGTCAGTGCACTCCGGAGCTTGGTGCAGATGGAGTGGCTTATCATGCGGCCCTTGATGCCATGGCCTGCGACCACGTAGATGACCGGGTTGATGCAGCTGTTGATGTAAGCCAAAGAGATGCTCAGGCTGTCGAAACGCTCTGCCCCGGAGTAGAGTCTGGAGCCTTTGCGGTTCAAGGCCAGCATGAGGCCCACAATCTGATAGGGGGTCCAGCAGAGGAAGAAGCCCACGACCACGGCCACCACCACCTTGATGGTCTTGTGGGAGCGAGTGGCGTGGCGGCTCCATAGTCGGGCGAGCAGGAGGATGTAGCACAGAGAGATGATGATAAGAGGGCCCAGGAAGCTGAAAAGGAAGCGGGAGACAGCCACGCCAACCTCGACTGACTTATTCTTGTAGAGCACCCCACAAGACCAGCTGGGAGGAAGGAACTCCTGCTCCAGATAGCGGTACAGCATGGAAGGGATGGTCAGGACCAAGGCCAGGGCCCATGCCAATAAGCAGGCAAACCAGGTCACAGACAAGCTCCGGTGGTTCTGGCACCAGATGGGGTTCATGACCAACATACACCGATCGATGCTGATGGCCGTGAGCAGCAGGATGCTGGCGTACATGTTGAGGAGGATGACAGAGGGCAGGAAGCGGCAAGCACCTTCAGAGAATGGCCAGTCCCCATGCCGAATGATGGGGACGGCCAACAGGGGAAGCACCAAGCAACAGAGCAGGTCTGCCAGGGCCAGGTTCAGGAACCAGATACTGTTCACCGTCTTGTGGACCTCCATCGCCGTCACCCAGATCACCACAGCGTTACCTGGCACGCCCACCAGGAAGACCACGGAAAAAACCAGGAGGGAGATGACTTCGGAAGCTGTATATGGACTCTCCCCATCTATACGGTTAGTCTGGGTCCAGTTTTCATAGTCTAAGTAGTCTGGGTAGTCTGTAAAGCCATCACCTATGGGAAACACGGTGCCTAGCAGGGAGCAAACATTGAACATGGGACCATTAGTAATAAGCAGCTTAATTAGCTGATTAGTAATAGCACCTTTTGGTTGGTTCCAGTCACGACTTGACTGGAACttggagttttattggcaaagacactagactgctttgccatttccttccccgtCTCTTTTTACATccgaggaaacggaggcaaacaggatgaagtgacttgaccagggtcacacaactaagaattgtctgaggctggattcaaactcaggaaattgaatcttcctgactccaggaccggcactctgtgcactagggcgccacccagctgccccatatAGATCCTTAAAAAGGCTTTTTTTCATTGGAGTTTCATAAAAAGTGTTCTAAAATTGATGATATTAAtgttgtcattttatagatgggaaaactgaggttcagagtcCCTCATTTCTCTATGTTAATATAACTAGTGAATGTCTGATACAGAATTCAAACTTAGCTCTTCTTTTCAGAGGGTTCtttcaagggttcttaacctaggATCTatgaacttctttttttatttttttaaatgatagctttttatttaccagatatatgcatggataatttttcagcattgacaattgcaaaatcttttgttccaatttttctcttctttccccccagCCTCTCCTCTAGATGGAAGGTTGACTAATACATAACTAATATGTTAAagtgaacttatttttaaatatttcatataatgtatatattactttatataaatataatttatatattaaataaaataatattaatttttacgAAGAAATATATtcgtatatgtaaatatatataatctctatcgaataaatatataaatacttatgctactattaaataataaatatataaatgtaatttctatattattttatattccaatataattaatttcctttgcaatccATGGGTTTTATTTTAGgtagcaaataaaaaaatagtaacagtaataacaCATCCTTCACAAGCCATCTGAATCAACTatgtgtaaaacactttgcaaatcttaaattgcCATATAAATCCTAGCTCTTATTACTATGAAAGCATCTAGTATGTGTCCCTGGGATACGAAAACAAAAGTGATatggtccctgtcctcaagaagcttatattctactggaggaGATAACAAAACAGgtacatacaacacacacacaaaattgggGGATGGGTGGGGCTAAAGGAGGGGCATCAGCAGCTGGGAAGGCCAAGAAGGACCTCTCTGAGAAGGCGGCACTTGAGCTGAAGTCATCCAAGGATCAGGGATTCTCCACTGCAGGTGAGCCCTTTAGTCCAACAGAGtcctattgggtctgtatcccaaacagaagatttaaaactggaaaggggggtagctagatgatgcagtggggacccgctctgaagtcaggaggacctgagttcaaatccaacttcagacactcaacacttcgtagttgtgtgatcctgggcaagtcacttagccccagttgcCTAGTCCTCCTCCCCACAATtattttcactaaaaaaaaattggaaaagggcacattatataaaaatatttatagcagctttttgtggtagtaaagaatgggaaattatggggatgcccatcaattgggaaatgggtgagcaagttgtggtacatgaatgtaatggaataatattgtgctatagAAAGTGATGAGCAAATgcatttcagaaaacctggaaagacttacatgaactgatgcagagtgaagtgaacagaaccagaacattgtacatattaacaacaagattatgtgatgatcaacttggaTGGGTCTggatcttctcagcaatacaatgattcaaggcaattacaaaagactcatgaaggaaaatgccatccacatccagagaaagaactgtgtaTATAGATTAAAAcagactattttcacttttccctctttctcatggtgttttccttttgttttgattcttttttcacaacatgtggaaatatatttaagattatGGTGTATGTATAATgagattgctgtcttggggagggggagggaagagaggaaaggagaaaaatttggaactcatgatcttataaaaatgaatgttaaaaaccatctttacatataattgggaaaaaataaaatactattaagtaagaTTAGAGTTTGCTGAGTAGAAGGACAAATTTTTTGAAGGGGAATGGATTTGGCTGCAGGGTGAAGTCTGACTTGAAACTGAGAGAGTTGGGAGGCTTTTGCAATAGCCCAGACTGCAGAATGATGAGGCTTAAACTAAGGCAGGCGTGGATGAGTCTGGTGTTTAGTTTTactaaactattttttttcctttctttttcattctttgatgCAAAGAATGGCTCAGAACATGGAGGAAGAGGGagtgatatatttagaaatgaaaatattaaaacaatttaaaaatcgatgtcatttctatatattctatataatatatattctatataagcTAGaactaaaacaatattttaaatatgattgcttatattaaatattttacatatgttttaatattttaaatacattccCCCCACCAAGGAGCAGGAACATCTGAGAAAATGGATATCTAGAGTAAGGGCGATGACTGAATTCCTGTGTCTAGATTGTCCTGGTCAGTTGGTATCTGGAGAATTTTATTCAATTCTGGctaccatattttaggaaagatggAGACCCCCTGGAAGGCAACCAGAAGTTAAATAAAAATGGATGAAAGCCAATCTGCTTACATTTAAGCACCTATTGCCCAGAGGCCTGCAGGTTGTTGAGGatgtaaagataaaaagcaacctaattagttaattaattaaaaagtccTTCTGGAGGGGCTTCTGTTCTAAAGAATGCAATATATAAGGCATAATTTTAAAAGGAGGGTAAggtaaagaaagagagacagagacagagacaaaagacgaggcagaaagcaaagagaaaagactGGCAATTGAAAGAAACTACTTTGtatggaaaaatcagaaaagagtgTAAAGTTTCAAAACAGCTCTCCCAATTATCAATAATATCAAGCAGAAAAATATTCTTATGAACTATTTGATTAAACTTTCAGtgagagataagaagaaaaactttgtttctatgTATCTGTTTTGTCATATTATTTATGTTTCATGTCTTAGTAAATTAAACTTTTTCCTGCCATCTgatcaaagaaaatagaattcaaaaatcaaaaacCTTTCATAGTCTTCAAAAAGGAAGCTTTTTTTGTGTCTTTCTAACTCTGGCTAAGTTGGAGAGGTCGACAAGAGAAAcagataagaaggaaggaaatcttTGTTTCCAGTCTGCAGAAATTTATGGCATTGTAAATCAATTAGTTTTTGGAAAGAAGTTTTTGATCCCATTGAGataaaaaaggatttgaaaaacTTTGTAGAGAAATGCCCATTGACAATTTCAAATAGACAGTAATTTGTCAAGATATAACATTTACCAAATGGAAACTCTTAGAAGTAAAAATTTGCAGCATATAATTATTTGGATAAGCTAGCTGATGCTCTTCTCTTTGAAAGGATGAGCCTCATACCTTAGGACCTCCCAAGAACTGAAACAGGAGGATGGGAATGTAAGGGTGAAGATTTCCCAGGgttaaaactgaaaagaataaaCAGGGAATAAATCAGGGAAAATTTTAGACATTCACTTTATTCTCCCTCTGACAGTATGGAAGAGGGGAggtatattaagaaaataaataaaattgatttgattcattgggtgatttatttttaaatgccacTATGAAGTCAAATAAACATGAACTAATTGAAAAACAGTGAACTCTAAAGCGTGAAGAATAATAGTAGAGAGCCCTTGGGAAAGTCAAGATTCTAAATATCACCATTTAAGATTGTAACCCCAAACTTGAGTTGTTGAAAATTCTGTCCTGAAACTAAATTATGTGGTCTCATTTACAATGAAATGTCTTCtcttattaggaaaattataataaattagagCTTGCTGCAAAATACATTTGCTTTTTAGCTATATGCTGAAAAATGCATGGATCAGGGAAGACTAAATTAAAATCCAATATTAATTATATGTGACTATTTAC from Sminthopsis crassicaudata isolate SCR6 chromosome 3, ASM4859323v1, whole genome shotgun sequence includes these protein-coding regions:
- the C5AR1 gene encoding C5a anaphylatoxin chemotactic receptor 1 → MELSTVFPIGDGFTDYPDYLDYENWTQTNRIDGESPYTASEVISLLVFSVVFLVGVPGNAVVIWVTAMEVHKTVNSIWFLNLALADLLCCLVLPLLAVPIIRHGDWPFSEGACRFLPSVILLNMYASILLLTAISIDRCMLVMNPIWCQNHRSLSVTWFACLLAWALALVLTIPSMLYRYLEQEFLPPSWSCGVLYKNKSVEVGVAVSRFLFSFLGPLIIISLCYILLLARLWSRHATRSHKTIKVVVAVVVGFFLCWTPYQIVGLMLALNRKGSRLYSGAERFDSLSISLAYINSCINPVIYVVAGHGIKGRMISHSICTKLRSALTEDSVGRDSKSFTRSTMGSTAVPEEKSSSDAV